The Leptospira licerasiae serovar Varillal str. VAR 010 genome segment GAAAGGATTGGCTAGTTGTGGCTTGTGGAGTGGGGACGGTATTTGCGATCGCGTTATTATCGGAGGATTCCGGAGCTTGTATCTATTGCCAGTTCTGAGCCGGAAAAAAATATGAAAAAGAATACATTCTTACTTCTTCCTCTATTCGTTCTTTTGATCTCTCTGGGTTTAGATCGATTGTTTACCCTGGAGTTTTTTCAATATTATTACTCTAACACTTTGTCTCACCTGAATTTTATCAGCAAAGAAGACCTGTATTCTGATCTGAAAGAGTATTTGAAAAACGACCCTGCTTCCCGCAAAAAAACCTTGGTATTCTTTGGGAATTCTAGAGCACTTTTACTTCCTACCAGAGAATTGGAAAAAAAACATCCGGATTGGATGCTTTATAATTTTTCCGTTCCAGGGGGTTCTCCGGATTATTTTTTATATTGGATAGAAAGATTTAGATCGGACGGTACAAGACCTGATTTTGTACTTTTGGACCAATCATTAGAAATTTATAATAAAACTCCGGTTCTTGCATTGGACGAGGTGCTGATCTACGGCCTTTCTCCCGAATTTTTCTTTAGGCATTGGACCAGATATTCTAGGGAGGAACTGTCCGTATTTATTTCTAAACACCTTTTTCATACGTACAGAGACAGGCCTAAGTTATGGAGAATTTGGGAAAGAATGCAAAATTCTTCCGCTTTGGCCAAGGTATATGAGGCAGCGGTCCAAAAAGTATTGACCATGTTAAAGGAAGATAGAGGAAGCACTCCTAGAGAATTAGTTAAGCAGAAGCATACGGATGAACAACTGATCCAGGCTTCCGAAATGGATTTTTCCTCCTATTTAAAACCTTATACGTTTCATACAAATATGTTCGAAATGCAAAGGGATTCCATCCGTATATTAAAGGAATACAATGTTCCTTATGCAACCATATGGGTGAAGGTTGCTCGCCCTTATTTTAATTTATATATGACTAGAAAGGTCGAGACTTCGGACGGGCTAAAAACTCCGATGGAAGTTTGGAAACCGATCGTAGAAAAGTTTAACCAGGAAACTGGGACTGCTTTTTGGAATATGAATGAAGATCCGAACTATAGTTGCGAAGAATTTGCCGACCCAGGCCATATGTCCCCGAATTGTTTTCCTGTATTCGGAGACTATATCTTCAAAAAGTTAGAAGATACTTTTCCTAAAACTCAACTAAAGTAATGTATAAGCTCAGGGAGAATTTCTCCCGCTTTTCCTTGCAAGAATAGATCTGCATATCTACTGTAACCGCTTGGATCTATATTGATCTCAACTACAAAGGCATCGTTTTCTTTTGCGACCCTGGCAAGTTCTACAGGAATTCCTACAGCTCCGGAAGAACCGATCACAAAAACAATCTCGGATCTTTCCGCTAGAAAGATTGCGCGATTTAAAAGATCCGTATCGTAATTTTCTCCGAACCATAAAACGTCCGGTCTTACTAAACTTTTACAATTCGGGCATTCGGTGGATTTTCTAAGTTCTGGAATAACCGATTCATACATTTTAGCGCAGCGAACACATTTATTCCTAAAAATATTTCCGTGAATTTCTATGATCTTTTCTGAACCGGACTTTTTATGAAGACCGTCCACGTTTTGTGTAATTAAATGGAAATTAGATCTTTTCTTTTCCAATTCCACCAATGCATAATGAGCAGGATTCGGAGACTTTGTGGAGATCAGTTCCATTCTCCAAATATACCACTCCCAAACTAGTCCTGGATCTCTATGGAAAGCTTGAGGAGTCGCAAGTTCCTCCGCTCTATATTGTTTCCAAAGACCTTCTTTTCCTCTAAACGTAGGGACTCCACTTTCCGCTGAAATTCCTGCGCCTGTAAGAGCTAAAATATTTTTAGAATTTTTGAACTTCTCAATTACTATGGGGGAAAGTTGCATGTTAATTAAGTAGGAAGTTGGAGACCCTTTTCTACTTCCTTTCTTTTTTCCGGTCCGGAAAGAAGTTCCACAATTTTTAAAGAAAATTCGAATGCCGAACCGGGGCCGATACTAGTCAAAATTTTATCGGAGAGTTCCAATCTGTTTCCGGTGTATTTTTCGTCTTCTGGTACGCTTCCGGGGAATGCTGTGAATTTTTGGTTTTGAAGAATGTTGTGAGTTAGCAGAACGTTCGGTGCTGCACAGATTGCACCGATCCATCTGTTTTCTTTTTTAAATATTTTTAATATTTCCGAAACCAAGGCGTTTGCATTCAGATTTTTGGTGCCCAGGTTTCCGCCAGGTAAAACGATCATGTCAAAAGAAGGCGGATCTATTTCCGATAAAAGAGAGTCGGAGACTAGTTTTACTCCTCTGGATGCGGTGACCGTTTTCGTGGAAATTCCTGCGGAAACTACCTCAATTCCTGCTCTTCTAAGCACATCGACTACGATGACTGCTTCCATTTCTTCCATTCCATCTGCAAAAGGAACCAGCACCTTGGGCATATTTCTCTCCAATTTTGAAGAAGGGTAAAAAGTGCTTCTTCGCAAAACCTGCTACACAGGCTTTTATTATTTAAGAATTCTTGGAGAAGAAATCAATTAAAACTTAAATAATAAAGCTTCTATACTTAGATTTTAGCTCTTCAATTCCGGTTTTTTTGACCAGGTAAGATTCGAATTCAGGAAGTAGTTCGAGACCATTGCAGTTAAAATAGATAGAATATCAGCGCTGAATTTTAAAGTGAGCTCCGAGGTTCCATCCCACTGTTTGAAAATTGAATAATAAATGAAATGGAATGCCGACATCTGGACCAAAATGCCCACTATACTCACTGAATGGAATAATAGGAATCCAAAGATCAAACTTTTTCCGGAATACCTTCTTTCGTAAAAAGTAAAGTAGTTATTTAAGAAGAAGTTTGAAAGGATCGAAAGTTCTATCCCGAAAAATACGGAAAGTGAAAAAGGATCTAAAAATGCGATTCCTGTCTGGACCTCAGGAAATTTGAATAATTCTGCGATCAAAAACCCCGCTAAGTTAACCAGCACACCGCTTGCTCCTACGAGCGAGTAGAGCAGAAAGGTTGGGGAGATCCATTTTCCGAAACGAATATCTAAGATCGCCAGAAAGAAACTTTTGATCACGGAATTATTCAGTTTTGTTTCTCCGAATATTCTAGTTTGAAAAGTATAAGGGATTTCTTCTATTTTCAGATTTTCTTTACTTCTTCCCAAAAATTCCAAAAGGATCTTAAATCCTCTCGGGTTGATCGAGTTTTTAGTTTTCGAATATACGGAACGTTTAATCCCGAAATATCCGCTCATCGGATCTGAAACAGGAAGACCCAAAAGTCCTTTTGCCAAAAAGTTCGCAAAACGACTGATCCCGATTCTAGCTAAAGACCATTTTCCAGTGGAACCACCTTTAGCGTATCTTGTTCCAAGGCAGAGATCCACATCTCTTTCATAAAAAGAACGGATCATCTCAGGAAGGATCTTTTCGTCGTGTTGCAGGTCTGAATCCATCACTACGAAAACTTCTCCTTCCGCAGCGCCCATGCCGGTTAAAACTGCGGATGATAAACCTTTGCCGCTTAATCTACGGATCACTTTTAGTTGCGGGATCTTTTCTTGAAGATGTTCTGCAACTTCCCAGGTATGATCGGGACTATCGTCGTCCACCACGATAATTTCATGACGGTAATCGGATAAAGATCTGGTAATCCTATCCGCCGCAATAGGTAGGTTTTTACTTTCGTTGTAGGTAGGGAGTATAACGGAAACGGATGGTCGCATAGGACCAAATTCCTATCCGCAAGTTTTGAATTCAAGATTTTAAGTAATTAATTGATTACATACTAGATAAAAATCGTAATACCGACTGAAGTATCGGCAGGATTTTGAATGTAGAAACCGGTCTATGCATATTTTGTAATACGGTCTAAAAATATATTACGATCTGTAGTTACTTATAGTAGTTTAGACTCTTAATTTTATCGTTCGTTCGGACGTTATCGTATTCTTTCTACTCTTTGTATCTTTTTATCCTCTAACTGTAGAATGGTTTGTAAAGCGCGGTATTGGC includes the following:
- a CDS encoding DUF1574 domain-containing protein — protein: MKKNTFLLLPLFVLLISLGLDRLFTLEFFQYYYSNTLSHLNFISKEDLYSDLKEYLKNDPASRKKTLVFFGNSRALLLPTRELEKKHPDWMLYNFSVPGGSPDYFLYWIERFRSDGTRPDFVLLDQSLEIYNKTPVLALDEVLIYGLSPEFFFRHWTRYSREELSVFISKHLFHTYRDRPKLWRIWERMQNSSALAKVYEAAVQKVLTMLKEDRGSTPRELVKQKHTDEQLIQASEMDFSSYLKPYTFHTNMFEMQRDSIRILKEYNVPYATIWVKVARPYFNLYMTRKVETSDGLKTPMEVWKPIVEKFNQETGTAFWNMNEDPNYSCEEFADPGHMSPNCFPVFGDYIFKKLEDTFPKTQLK
- a CDS encoding SIR2 family NAD-dependent protein deacylase — encoded protein: MQLSPIVIEKFKNSKNILALTGAGISAESGVPTFRGKEGLWKQYRAEELATPQAFHRDPGLVWEWYIWRMELISTKSPNPAHYALVELEKKRSNFHLITQNVDGLHKKSGSEKIIEIHGNIFRNKCVRCAKMYESVIPELRKSTECPNCKSLVRPDVLWFGENYDTDLLNRAIFLAERSEIVFVIGSSGAVGIPVELARVAKENDAFVVEINIDPSGYSRYADLFLQGKAGEILPELIHYFS
- a CDS encoding DJ-1 family glyoxalase III, whose protein sequence is MPKVLVPFADGMEEMEAVIVVDVLRRAGIEVVSAGISTKTVTASRGVKLVSDSLLSEIDPPSFDMIVLPGGNLGTKNLNANALVSEILKIFKKENRWIGAICAAPNVLLTHNILQNQKFTAFPGSVPEDEKYTGNRLELSDKILTSIGPGSAFEFSLKIVELLSGPEKRKEVEKGLQLPT
- a CDS encoding glycosyltransferase → MRPSVSVILPTYNESKNLPIAADRITRSLSDYRHEIIVVDDDSPDHTWEVAEHLQEKIPQLKVIRRLSGKGLSSAVLTGMGAAEGEVFVVMDSDLQHDEKILPEMIRSFYERDVDLCLGTRYAKGGSTGKWSLARIGISRFANFLAKGLLGLPVSDPMSGYFGIKRSVYSKTKNSINPRGFKILLEFLGRSKENLKIEEIPYTFQTRIFGETKLNNSVIKSFFLAILDIRFGKWISPTFLLYSLVGASGVLVNLAGFLIAELFKFPEVQTGIAFLDPFSLSVFFGIELSILSNFFLNNYFTFYERRYSGKSLIFGFLLFHSVSIVGILVQMSAFHFIYYSIFKQWDGTSELTLKFSADILSILTAMVSNYFLNSNLTWSKKPELKS